In Mixophyes fleayi isolate aMixFle1 chromosome 4, aMixFle1.hap1, whole genome shotgun sequence, the following proteins share a genomic window:
- the KCTD9 gene encoding BTB/POZ domain-containing protein KCTD9 — translation MKRVTLFVKGSSRLGKVVSLYGASISDLLSLASTKLGIHATIVYNERGGQIDDIALIRDDDVLYVSDGEPCIDEQNEPMITEQLTGSHTDWLTLNVGGRYFTTTRSTLVSKEPDSMLSHMFSDRDAWGNKRDHRGAFLIDRSPEYFEPILNYLRHGQLIVNDGVNLLGVLEEAKFFGIDSLIEHLELAIKNSQPAEDHSPISRKEFIRFLLATPTKSELRCQGLNFSGADLSRLDLRYINFKMANLSNCNLTQANLCGACLERADLSGSVLDGANLQGVKMLCSNAEGASLKGCNFEDPSGLKANLEGANLKGVDMEGSQMTGINLRVATLKNAKLKNCNLRGATLAGTDLENCDLSGCDLQEANLRGSNVKGAIFEEMLTPLHMSQSVR, via the exons ATGAAGAGGGTCACCCTGTTCGTGAAGGGGAGTTCCCGGCTCGGCAAG GTTGTTTCACTGTATGGAGCATCAATTTCAGATCTTCTGTCTCTCGCCAGCACCAAGTTGGGAATCCACGCAACAATTGTATATAATGAAAGAGGAGGACAGATTGATGATATTGCCTTAATCCG AGATGATGATGTCTTGTACGTGAGTGATGGGGAGCCTTGCATAG ATGAACAGAATGAGCCTATGATCACAGAGCAGCTGACAGGGAGTCACACGGACTGGCTGACGCTCAATGTGGGAGGCAGATATTTTACCACTACAAG GTCAACGCTTGTCAGTAAGGAGCCGGACAGCATGCTGTCACACATGTTCAGTGATAGAG ATGCCTGGGGGAACAAGAGGGATCACAGAGGAGCTTTTCTGATTGACCGCAGCCCAGAATACTTTGAGCCGATTCTAAACTATCTACGCCATGGCCAGCTCATAGTCAATGACGGAGTCAATCTGTTGG GAGTTCTGGAGGAAGCCAAGTTCTTCGGTATAGATTCCCTGATTGAACATCTGGAGCTGGCTATAAAG AATTCGCAGCCTGCGGAGGACCACTCCCCTATCTCCCGCAAAGAGTTTATCCGGTTTCTCCTTGCCACCCCAACCAAATCAGAGCTTCGCTGTCAG GGTCTGAATTTTAGTGGAGCGGATCTCTCCCGTCTGGACCTGCGGTATATAAACTTCAAGATGGCGAATTTGAGTAACTGCAACCTGACTCAAGCCAACCTCTGCGGAGCTTGCTTGGAGCGAGCAGATCTTTCTGGGTCTGTGCTGGAT GGAGCGAATCTACAGGGTGTGAAGATGCTCTGCTCTAATGCAGAAGGAGCCTCTTTGAAAGGCTGCAACTTTGAGGACCCATCTGGCCTGAAAGCAAATCTGGAAG GTGCTAATCTGAAAGGTGTTGACATGGAGGGCAGTCAGATGACTGGGATAAACCTACGGGTGGCAACCCTGAAAAACGCCAAATTGAAGAACTGTAACCTGCGCGGTGCCACCTTGGCAGGAACAGACCTGGAG AACTGTGATCTCTCTGGGTGTGATCTCCAGGAGGCCAATCTGCGAGGATCCAACGTAAAGGGTGCAATATTTGAAGAGATGCTAACTCCACTACACATGTCCCAGAGCGTCAGATAG